From a region of the Microbacterium sp. nov. GSS16 genome:
- a CDS encoding flagellar hook-length control protein FliK has product MSLPIAVPPSSARGIASLPRATGGSAEGFAAAIREAEAPGDLGTRGSTSQRSVTQRSDSSTTPADDQAGASQLAIAALLGSSGTGAASVPGDIEPETSPDQPPTVGATTVDGAEALEGNPASATSAVPTQAAVDAVTAAAGSDRQPRADSAPGTTGPAPVAGPAAQVAPDAQGEANADAAASPRGQGQMPIAAQTSAAGVGTPAHTSAGQSSAGEERAGQARAEALMASQAQASTSAASDPAASPSGAHALSSAQLADPQRAARAGQSGAGLHGATGAQSAASAAISSAATVASAPLAATSAAEAPSAAGSARPALLPQLTGPVIALARSPQGQHSITLTVSPENLGPVTVRAHIVGSSIRLELHSPSDAGRDALRVILADLRRDLSVAAPGASVDVSSRDSASGSSPDAQARPDSGRSGAESRGDAQARGDQQRPAAGSADTRNAPAAASVGETRPLAATDPSSAHSRIDVYA; this is encoded by the coding sequence ATGAGCCTGCCGATCGCTGTCCCGCCCTCCTCCGCCCGAGGCATCGCCTCCCTGCCGCGCGCCACCGGCGGGTCGGCAGAGGGCTTCGCCGCAGCCATCCGGGAGGCGGAGGCACCGGGCGATCTCGGCACGCGGGGGTCGACGTCGCAGCGATCGGTCACACAGCGCAGTGATTCGAGCACCACTCCAGCAGACGACCAAGCCGGCGCTTCGCAGCTCGCGATCGCGGCACTGCTCGGTTCGAGCGGTACCGGCGCTGCAAGTGTGCCGGGGGACATCGAGCCCGAGACGTCACCGGATCAGCCGCCGACCGTCGGCGCAACGACTGTCGACGGTGCAGAGGCTCTCGAGGGCAACCCGGCGAGCGCGACATCAGCGGTCCCGACTCAGGCGGCCGTCGATGCCGTCACCGCGGCTGCGGGCAGTGACCGGCAGCCGCGGGCGGACAGCGCACCCGGAACGACCGGCCCTGCACCTGTGGCCGGCCCTGCAGCTCAGGTTGCGCCCGACGCACAAGGCGAGGCGAACGCGGACGCCGCGGCCTCCCCGCGCGGGCAGGGTCAGATGCCGATAGCGGCTCAGACATCGGCCGCGGGCGTGGGAACCCCGGCACATACGTCCGCTGGCCAGAGCTCGGCCGGTGAGGAGCGCGCGGGGCAGGCGAGAGCCGAGGCCCTGATGGCTTCGCAGGCTCAGGCATCGACGTCGGCAGCGAGCGACCCCGCGGCCTCGCCGTCGGGCGCACACGCCCTCTCCTCGGCTCAGCTCGCGGACCCTCAGCGCGCCGCGCGCGCCGGTCAGAGCGGCGCCGGACTGCACGGCGCAACCGGCGCCCAGAGCGCCGCAAGCGCAGCGATCTCGTCCGCCGCGACCGTGGCATCCGCTCCTCTGGCCGCCACGTCGGCAGCCGAAGCGCCCTCGGCCGCCGGCTCCGCCCGCCCCGCGCTGCTGCCGCAGCTCACCGGACCGGTGATCGCCCTCGCCCGGTCGCCGCAGGGACAGCACAGCATCACCCTGACCGTCTCTCCCGAGAATCTCGGACCGGTCACTGTCCGCGCGCACATCGTCGGCAGCAGCATCCGCCTCGAACTGCACTCCCCCTCGGACGCCGGCCGCGATGCCCTGCGAGTGATCCTCGCCGACCTGCGCCGCGACCTCTCGGTCGCCGCCCCTGGGGCATCCGTCGACGTGTCCTCGCGCGACAGCGCCTCTGGGTCGTCGCCCGACGCCCAGGCGCGCCCCGACTCCGGGCGCTCCGGGGCCGAGTCGCGCGGCGACGCCCAGGCGCGCGGCGATCAGCAGCGCCCGGCTGCCGGTTCTGCCGACACGCGCAACGCACCGGCTGCGGCATCCGTCGGCGAGACGCGCCCGCTCGCCGCCACCGACCCCTCGTCAGCGCATTCGCGCATCGACGTGTACGCCTGA
- a CDS encoding flagellar hook assembly protein FlgD, protein MPSVEPVATASGVHTGSTTPPATQKKTLDSEVFLKLLVTQLSNQDPSSPMNTNEMIAQTTQLASMEQLTQLTTMTSESFALSMRHTAAALIGREAQYVDADGVSHTGVVTSVSFAGPVPLVTIGDENVPLDTLSGLTLTSS, encoded by the coding sequence ATGCCCTCCGTCGAACCCGTCGCGACCGCCAGCGGTGTGCACACCGGCAGCACCACACCCCCTGCCACACAGAAGAAGACGCTCGATTCCGAGGTGTTCCTGAAGCTGCTGGTCACCCAGCTGTCGAACCAGGACCCGAGTTCGCCGATGAACACCAACGAGATGATCGCGCAGACCACACAGCTCGCCTCGATGGAGCAGCTCACTCAGCTCACGACGATGACGTCCGAGAGCTTCGCGCTGAGCATGCGCCATACGGCGGCAGCGCTCATCGGCCGCGAAGCGCAGTACGTCGACGCCGACGGCGTCTCGCACACCGGCGTCGTCACCTCGGTGTCGTTCGCCGGCCCCGTCCCCCTCGTCACGATCGGCGACGAGAACGTCCCGCTCGACACCCTCTCCGGCCTGACTCTCACCTCCTCCTGA